One Acidobacteriota bacterium DNA window includes the following coding sequences:
- the rplK gene encoding 50S ribosomal protein L11 yields MAKKITGYIKLQVPAGKANPAPPIGPALGQHGVNIMEFCKAFNAKTANLGDVKIPVVITVYADRSFTFITKTPPVTDLIKKAIGLDKGSATPNRDKKGTISRKQVEEIARTKMPDLNTTSVESAMRTVEGSAKSMGLEVVD; encoded by the coding sequence ATGGCAAAGAAAATAACAGGTTATATCAAGTTACAAGTTCCAGCCGGAAAAGCCAATCCCGCACCACCAATCGGTCCCGCACTCGGTCAACACGGCGTCAATATTATGGAGTTTTGTAAAGCGTTCAACGCCAAAACCGCAAATCTCGGCGATGTTAAAATCCCCGTGGTGATTACGGTTTACGCGGATCGCTCGTTTACCTTCATAACCAAAACGCCGCCGGTTACAGACCTGATCAAAAAGGCTATCGGGTTAGACAAAGGTTCGGCGACACCTAACCGCGACAAGAAAGGCACGATTTCGCGCAAACAGGTTGAAGAGATTGCGCGCACGAAAATGCCTGACTTGAACACCACGTCCGTTGAATCGGCAATGCGAACAGTCGAAGGTTCAGCCAAGAGCATGGGGCTGGAAGTCGTAGACTAA
- the rpmG gene encoding 50S ribosomal protein L33, with amino-acid sequence MPRDNITLVCQECKNRNYVTTKNKKKTPDRLEFKKFCPRCRTHKAHKETK; translated from the coding sequence ATGCCAAGAGATAACATCACATTAGTTTGTCAGGAATGTAAAAATCGTAATTATGTGACGACCAAAAATAAAAAGAAGACGCCGGATCGTCTGGAATTCAAGAAATTCTGTCCGCGTTGTCGCACACATAAAGCGCATAAAGAGACCAAATAA
- the rpsG gene encoding 30S ribosomal protein S7 — MPRRRVAAKREILPDPKYNSMMVTKFINSLMWDGKKSLAESTFYGAMDVIQNKTQEDPLKIFKKAIDNVKPRVEVKSRRVGGSTYQVPIEVDPKTRGNSLAIRWLVSYSRGRGEKTMIDRLAGEILDAANNRGNAVKKKDDTHRMADANRAFAHYRW; from the coding sequence ATGCCAAGAAGAAGAGTAGCAGCAAAACGCGAAATCCTGCCTGACCCGAAATATAATTCGATGATGGTGACCAAGTTCATCAATTCGTTGATGTGGGATGGCAAAAAGTCATTAGCCGAAAGCACCTTTTACGGCGCGATGGATGTGATTCAAAACAAAACTCAGGAAGACCCGCTCAAGATTTTCAAAAAGGCTATCGATAATGTGAAGCCTCGTGTTGAAGTCAAATCGCGTCGCGTGGGCGGTTCTACTTATCAGGTGCCGATTGAAGTTGACCCGAAAACGCGCGGCAACAGTCTGGCGATTCGCTGGCTGGTTTCTTATTCAAGAGGGCGCGGCGAAAAGACCATGATTGACCGGCTCGCTGGAGAAATCCTCGATGCCGCCAATAATCGCGGCAATGCTGTGAAGAAGAAAGATGATACGCACCGTATGGCAGACGCCAATAGGGCATTTGCTCATTATCGGTGGTAA
- the tuf gene encoding elongation factor Tu, protein MAKEKFDRSKPHVNVGTIGHIDHGKTTLTAAITKVLAKHNPKNAFRSFDSIDNAPEEKARGITIATAHVEYETANRHYAHVDCPGHADYIKNMITGAAQMDGAILVVAATDGPMPQTREHILLARQVGVPAMVVFMNKVDAVDDPELLDLVELEVRELLTSYGFPGEEIPVVRGSALQALNSEGDGEKQIDELMEAVDSYIPQPERQTDKPFLMPVEDVFSISGRGTVATGRIERGVVKMGEEVEIVGIKDTRKTVVTGVEMFKKLLDSGMAGDNVGLLLRGVDRKEIERGQVIAKPGSITPHTKFKAEVYVLSKEEGGRHTPFFNGYRPQFYFRTTDVTGVATLGEGVEMVMPGDNTALTIELITPIAMEKGLRFAIREGGRTVGAGTISEIIE, encoded by the coding sequence ATGGCAAAAGAGAAATTTGATCGCAGTAAACCGCACGTCAACGTCGGCACCATCGGTCACATCGACCACGGCAAAACCACTTTGACCGCCGCCATTACCAAAGTGCTTGCCAAACATAATCCCAAAAACGCTTTTCGGTCATTCGACTCTATCGATAACGCTCCCGAAGAGAAAGCTCGTGGTATCACGATTGCCACCGCTCACGTCGAATACGAAACCGCCAATCGCCATTATGCTCACGTCGATTGCCCGGGGCACGCCGACTACATCAAAAATATGATTACCGGAGCCGCACAGATGGATGGCGCTATCTTAGTCGTCGCCGCTACCGATGGCCCCATGCCCCAAACCCGTGAACACATTCTCCTGGCACGCCAGGTCGGGGTGCCGGCGATGGTGGTGTTTATGAACAAAGTCGATGCCGTCGATGACCCGGAACTTTTAGACCTGGTCGAACTCGAAGTGCGCGAGTTGCTCACCAGTTATGGTTTTCCCGGTGAAGAAATCCCGGTGGTGCGCGGTTCGGCATTGCAGGCATTAAACAGCGAAGGCGATGGCGAAAAACAGATTGATGAGTTGATGGAAGCCGTCGACAGTTACATACCGCAACCCGAACGGCAAACCGACAAACCGTTTTTGATGCCGGTCGAAGATGTGTTTTCGATTTCGGGACGTGGCACGGTGGCGACGGGGAGAATCGAACGCGGAGTGGTGAAGATGGGCGAAGAGGTCGAGATCGTCGGCATCAAGGACACTCGCAAGACGGTGGTGACAGGTGTGGAAATGTTCAAGAAGTTATTGGACAGCGGGATGGCAGGCGACAATGTGGGATTGTTGTTGAGAGGCGTCGACCGCAAGGAGATCGAACGCGGACAGGTGATTGCCAAACCCGGAAGTATCACGCCACACACCAAGTTCAAAGCGGAAGTATACGTGTTGAGCAAGGAAGAAGGCGGACGGCACACGCCGTTTTTCAATGGCTACCGGCCACAGTTTTATTTTCGGACGACGGACGTGACGGGAGTGGCGACGTTGGGCGAAGGAGTGGAGATGGTGATGCCCGGAGACAACACGGCATTGACGATTGAGTTGATCACGCCAATCGCGATGGAGAAGGGGTTGCGGTTTGCGATTCGCGAAGGCGGGCGCACGGTGGGCGCGGGCACCATCTCGGAAATTATTGAATAG
- the rpsL gene encoding 30S ribosomal protein S12 gives MPTLNQLVRRGRQAVKYKTSSPALDACPQRRGVCTRVYTQTPKKPNSALRKVARVRLTNQIEVTTYIPGIGHNLQEHSIVLIRGGRVKDLPGVRYHVVRGTLDSVGVANRKQGRSKYGAKRPKEGAAPAKKK, from the coding sequence GTGCCAACACTGAATCAATTAGTTCGCAGAGGACGACAGGCAGTGAAATATAAAACCTCAAGCCCGGCGCTTGATGCCTGTCCGCAACGTCGCGGCGTCTGCACCCGCGTTTATACGCAGACCCCTAAAAAGCCGAATTCGGCTTTGCGTAAAGTTGCCCGTGTCCGTTTAACCAATCAGATTGAAGTGACCACTTATATTCCCGGCATCGGTCACAACTTGCAGGAACACTCCATCGTGTTGATTCGCGGCGGTCGCGTCAAAGATTTGCCGGGTGTGCGCTATCACGTGGTGCGCGGCACTTTGGATTCGGTCGGCGTCGCCAATCGCAAACAAGGTCGTTCCAAGTATGGTGCTAAACGCCCGAAAGAAGGCGCAGCGCCAGCTAAGAAGAAGTAA
- the nusG gene encoding transcription termination/antitermination protein NusG gives MGDKKWYIIHTYSGYEKKVRESLLSRIKAYAMDSQILEVLVPTETVVEMRGSRRVETPRMIFPGYVLVQIVTDDKGEVGERVWHLIKNTPKVTGFVGGQNPTPLTEEEVDQIVHHVTEAAEKPKPKHTFTHGEQVRILSGPFSGFTGQVEEINADKGVLKVMVTIFGRSTPVELNFLDVEKLTFSDEE, from the coding sequence ATGGGCGATAAAAAATGGTACATCATTCATACCTATTCCGGTTACGAAAAGAAGGTTCGTGAATCTTTGCTTTCGCGCATAAAAGCCTATGCAATGGATAGCCAGATACTTGAAGTTCTGGTGCCCACGGAAACGGTTGTTGAAATGCGCGGTTCAAGGCGCGTGGAAACCCCGCGAATGATTTTTCCGGGCTATGTGCTGGTGCAAATCGTCACCGATGATAAAGGTGAGGTCGGTGAACGGGTCTGGCATTTGATTAAAAATACCCCCAAAGTCACGGGCTTTGTCGGCGGACAAAACCCGACTCCGCTAACCGAAGAAGAGGTTGATCAAATCGTTCACCACGTCACCGAAGCTGCCGAAAAGCCGAAACCCAAACATACCTTCACGCATGGCGAACAGGTACGAATTCTTTCGGGACCGTTCAGCGGATTTACCGGACAGGTCGAAGAAATCAACGCCGATAAAGGCGTTTTAAAAGTGATGGTCACGATTTTCGGGCGTTCGACACCTGTGGAATTAAATTTTCTGGATGTCGAAAAGCTCACATTTTCAGACGAAGAATAA
- a CDS encoding tetratricopeptide repeat protein, whose product MKKLPANLFIAFSVFTFTLLLQGCGGEVITSNPTAPPIPAAIAIPNEAESADATIRALEARVKMDNEDFIAYNKLAGYYLQKVRETGNLNFLQLASQAAKASLNILPAEQNAGGLAAIAQVEFTSHEFVAARKHAEQLIQLDAKKSSPHLLLGDTLIELGEYEKAKAVFHQLDKRTDGASIESRLAKLAWLAGNTEAAKIHFTNAIIFAQNQPSPSREAIAWNRWQLGEVYFSTGDYDAAEQQFRESLITFPNYFRALAALGRALAAKGDFASAILNLEQATRILPDPGFVATLGDLYKLAGRDKEATAQYALVEQINKLNQAQGTLYNRQIALFYADHDLHVEAAYQQAKLEYETRRDIYGADALAWTALKAGKIAEAQSAIQAALNLGTRDARLFYHAGMIAKAAGDLAAARDFLNRALILNPEFDALQALQAKRALAEIR is encoded by the coding sequence ATGAAAAAGTTGCCTGCTAATTTATTCATCGCTTTCTCAGTTTTTACTTTCACACTGCTATTGCAGGGCTGCGGCGGTGAAGTCATTACTTCAAACCCTACAGCCCCGCCCATTCCTGCGGCAATTGCCATCCCTAACGAAGCGGAATCCGCCGATGCCACCATTCGCGCCCTCGAAGCCCGCGTCAAAATGGATAATGAAGATTTCATCGCCTACAACAAACTTGCCGGTTATTACCTGCAAAAAGTTCGTGAAACCGGCAACCTCAACTTCTTGCAATTGGCTTCGCAAGCGGCAAAGGCTTCATTGAACATTTTACCGGCAGAGCAAAACGCGGGCGGACTTGCAGCCATTGCCCAGGTCGAATTCACTTCGCACGAATTCGTCGCTGCGCGTAAACATGCCGAGCAACTCATTCAACTCGACGCGAAAAAAAGTTCTCCCCATCTCTTGCTTGGCGATACGCTCATCGAACTCGGCGAATACGAAAAAGCCAAAGCCGTCTTTCACCAACTTGATAAACGCACGGATGGCGCAAGTATTGAAAGCCGCCTGGCAAAACTCGCCTGGCTTGCAGGCAATACCGAAGCCGCAAAAATCCATTTCACCAATGCAATTATCTTTGCTCAAAATCAGCCCTCGCCTTCGCGTGAAGCGATTGCCTGGAATCGCTGGCAACTCGGCGAAGTCTATTTTTCAACCGGCGATTATGACGCCGCAGAACAACAGTTTCGCGAATCGCTCATCACCTTCCCCAATTATTTTCGCGCCCTTGCCGCACTCGGTCGCGCGCTTGCCGCTAAAGGCGATTTCGCCAGTGCGATTTTAAATCTCGAACAGGCAACCCGGATTTTGCCCGACCCCGGTTTTGTGGCGACGCTTGGCGATTTATACAAACTCGCGGGGCGCGACAAAGAAGCCACAGCGCAGTACGCGCTGGTCGAACAAATCAACAAACTCAATCAAGCCCAGGGGACGCTTTACAATCGGCAAATCGCGCTCTTTTATGCTGACCACGATTTGCATGTCGAAGCGGCGTACCAGCAAGCAAAATTGGAATATGAAACGCGCCGCGATATTTATGGCGCAGATGCCTTGGCGTGGACGGCGTTGAAAGCCGGGAAAATTGCCGAAGCGCAAAGCGCCATCCAAGCGGCTTTAAACTTAGGCACACGCGACGCCAGGCTTTTTTATCACGCGGGTATGATTGCCAAAGCGGCGGGCGATTTGGCGGCGGCGCGTGATTTTTTAAATCGCGCCCTCATCCTTAATCCTGAATTCGACGCGCTACAGGCTTTGCAGGCGAAGCGCGCGCTTGCCGAAATCCGTTAG
- the fusA gene encoding elongation factor G: MSKQVPLQRFRNIGIMAHIDAGKTTTTERILYYTGVSYKIGEVHEGTAVMDWMEQEQERGITITSAATTCFWTRNNEEYRVNIIDTPGHVDFTIEVERSLRVLDGAVAVFDAVAGVQPQSETVWRQAEKYGVPRIAFINKMDRPGADFEHAIQTMRERLGANPVAIQYPIGAEDKFEGIVDLITLQASVYSKEDKGAAPDIVEIPADIKDEVMASRDKLIEALADVDDQIAEKYLSGEEVSEDEIRAALRRETIALKLTPVVAGTAFKNKGVQPLLDAVIDYLPSPLDIPAVTGINPKTDAEETRAADPKDPFAGLVFKIMADKHVGQLSFVRIYSGTLKSGSYVLNTAKGTRERVGRIMRMHANKREDIDAASAGEIVAVAGLKQVTTGDTVCEESRPVVLEALEFPAPVISQAIEPKTRQDQEKLGIGLQRLASEDPSFKVSTDQETGQTIIAGMGELHLEILVDRLKREFGVEANVGRPQVAYRETITKAAEGVGKFVRQTGGRGQYGHAEVKIEPNEAGKGYEFVNAIVGGVIPREYIKPVDEGIKEALEGGVLAGYEMVDVKVTLHFGSYHDVDSSEMAFKIAGSMAFKDAAKKAAPILLEPIMKVEVVTPDEYLGSINGDINSRRGRIESIDARPGTQVITSYVPLSEMFGYSTELRSMTQGRATYTMHFHRYEEAPRSVREEVIAKVQGTAK; the protein is encoded by the coding sequence ATGTCGAAGCAAGTACCATTACAACGATTCCGCAATATCGGAATTATGGCGCACATTGACGCCGGTAAGACCACCACCACAGAACGCATTCTGTATTACACGGGGGTGTCTTATAAAATCGGCGAAGTCCACGAAGGCACAGCCGTCATGGATTGGATGGAACAGGAGCAAGAACGCGGCATCACCATTACTTCTGCCGCAACTACCTGTTTCTGGACGCGCAATAACGAAGAGTATCGCGTCAATATCATTGATACGCCGGGACACGTTGACTTCACCATTGAAGTCGAACGCTCCTTGCGTGTGCTTGATGGCGCTGTCGCGGTGTTTGATGCGGTGGCTGGGGTTCAACCGCAATCGGAAACGGTCTGGCGTCAAGCCGAAAAATACGGCGTTCCGCGCATCGCCTTCATCAACAAGATGGATAGACCGGGCGCGGATTTTGAACACGCCATTCAAACCATGCGCGAAAGACTGGGTGCCAATCCCGTCGCCATTCAGTATCCCATCGGTGCGGAAGATAAATTTGAAGGCATCGTCGATTTGATCACCTTGCAGGCATCCGTCTATAGCAAAGAGGACAAAGGCGCGGCACCGGACATTGTTGAAATTCCGGCTGATATTAAAGATGAAGTGATGGCATCGCGCGATAAGCTGATTGAAGCCTTAGCGGATGTCGATGACCAGATTGCCGAAAAATATCTGAGCGGCGAAGAGGTCAGCGAAGATGAAATTCGCGCCGCTTTAAGACGCGAAACCATCGCTTTGAAACTCACCCCCGTGGTTGCCGGCACAGCTTTTAAAAACAAAGGCGTCCAGCCGCTACTTGATGCGGTCATTGATTACTTGCCAAGTCCGCTTGATATTCCGGCGGTCACCGGCATCAATCCGAAAACTGATGCCGAAGAGACTCGCGCTGCCGACCCGAAAGACCCGTTTGCCGGACTGGTGTTCAAAATCATGGCTGACAAACATGTCGGTCAGTTGTCATTCGTGCGCATCTATTCAGGCACCTTGAAATCCGGCTCTTATGTGTTGAACACTGCAAAAGGCACAAGAGAACGTGTCGGTCGCATCATGCGTATGCACGCCAACAAACGCGAAGATATTGACGCGGCATCCGCCGGTGAAATCGTCGCGGTCGCCGGTCTCAAACAGGTCACCACGGGCGACACGGTTTGTGAAGAGTCGCGACCGGTTGTTCTTGAAGCGTTGGAATTTCCCGCGCCGGTCATCTCGCAAGCCATCGAACCTAAAACCCGACAAGACCAGGAGAAACTGGGCATCGGTTTGCAACGACTGGCTTCGGAAGACCCGAGCTTTAAAGTCTCGACCGATCAGGAAACCGGACAGACGATTATTGCCGGTATGGGCGAACTCCATCTGGAAATTCTGGTTGACCGTTTGAAACGCGAATTCGGCGTTGAAGCCAACGTCGGTCGCCCGCAGGTCGCCTATCGCGAAACCATCACTAAAGCGGCAGAAGGCGTCGGCAAATTCGTTCGTCAAACCGGCGGTCGCGGTCAGTATGGACATGCCGAAGTCAAAATTGAACCGAATGAAGCCGGTAAAGGTTACGAGTTCGTTAATGCCATCGTCGGCGGCGTCATTCCACGCGAATACATCAAGCCGGTTGACGAAGGCATTAAAGAAGCGCTCGAAGGCGGCGTGCTTGCCGGTTATGAAATGGTTGATGTCAAAGTGACGCTCCATTTCGGCAGCTACCACGATGTCGATTCATCGGAAATGGCTTTTAAGATTGCCGGTTCGATGGCATTCAAAGATGCGGCGAAGAAAGCCGCGCCGATCTTGCTTGAACCGATTATGAAGGTCGAAGTGGTCACCCCGGATGAATATCTCGGTTCAATTAACGGCGACATCAACTCGCGTCGCGGACGCATTGAAAGCATTGATGCGCGTCCCGGTACGCAAGTGATTACCTCTTATGTGCCGCTTTCGGAAATGTTCGGTTATTCAACCGAGTTACGTTCGATGACGCAAGGTCGCGCCACTTACACGATGCATTTCCATCGTTATGAAGAAGCGCCGCGCAGCGTTCGTGAAGAAGTCATTGCAAAGGTGCAAGGCACCGCAAAATAA
- a CDS encoding DUF4331 family protein, which translates to MTYIRNQRIALMVLAITIALAMFIIPISNTNASDHADAPINASDQGIDQGDTYAFLDPNDNKFVVLILTVRGFIAAGENTNFGFFDPNVRYRFNIETTGDARPDQTLDVTFTPRTGPTTPQTATVVLPFGETFTAPTTPASLAATPPSFVVTTDPGTGVSFFAGITDDPFFFDIPGFSRFRASVLAGNVDATQLQRGRDSFAGYNIMSIALRIPTTYFRLVTTSNNPGGNVIGVDSVTQRPRRTVIGKDGSINLTGGFQTLDRSGNPGLNALVIPFLRKDEYNFATTFDDAQGRFAGDIVATLKALGTNDTNIGILASVYVAKGDSLRLNVSIPNTGTGSGTTAGAGFPNGRRLADDVVDTFLFFVTNQALTTGDNVNVNDVAFTNTFPFLAPPQQPRASGTTDDNTRN; encoded by the coding sequence ATGACGTATATCCGTAACCAAAGAATTGCGCTTATGGTGCTGGCGATCACCATTGCCCTCGCCATGTTTATCATCCCCATATCAAACACCAACGCTTCAGACCATGCCGATGCGCCAATCAATGCCAGCGACCAAGGCATCGATCAGGGTGACACTTATGCGTTCCTTGATCCTAACGACAATAAATTTGTGGTCTTGATTCTCACGGTTCGCGGCTTTATTGCTGCGGGCGAAAACACAAACTTCGGCTTTTTCGACCCGAATGTTCGTTATCGTTTCAATATTGAAACCACCGGCGACGCGCGCCCCGACCAGACCCTTGACGTTACGTTTACGCCGCGCACCGGTCCGACCACTCCGCAAACCGCCACCGTGGTTTTGCCATTCGGTGAAACCTTCACCGCGCCGACGACGCCTGCTTCACTGGCAGCCACTCCGCCATCATTTGTGGTTACGACAGACCCCGGAACCGGCGTTTCTTTCTTTGCAGGCATTACCGATGACCCATTCTTTTTTGACATTCCGGGTTTTTCGCGATTTCGCGCTTCGGTACTCGCGGGCAACGTTGATGCGACGCAACTGCAAAGAGGTCGCGACTCTTTCGCCGGCTATAACATTATGTCTATTGCTTTGCGCATCCCAACGACCTACTTTCGTCTGGTTACAACCAGCAACAATCCCGGCGGCAACGTTATCGGCGTAGACAGTGTCACGCAACGACCGCGTCGAACCGTGATTGGCAAAGATGGTTCCATCAACCTGACCGGCGGCTTTCAAACTCTTGACCGCAGCGGCAACCCCGGACTCAATGCTTTGGTGATTCCCTTCCTGCGCAAAGATGAATACAACTTCGCGACCACCTTTGATGATGCCCAAGGCCGATTTGCCGGAGACATTGTCGCAACGTTGAAAGCCCTGGGCACCAATGACACCAATATCGGCATTCTCGCAAGCGTTTATGTTGCCAAAGGCGATTCCCTGCGTTTGAATGTTTCGATACCCAATACCGGCACAGGAAGCGGGACAACTGCGGGCGCAGGTTTTCCGAACGGGCGGCGTCTTGCGGATGACGTGGTTGATACCTTCCTGTTTTTTGTCACCAATCAAGCATTAACCACCGGCGACAATGTCAACGTCAACGATGTCGCTTTCACCAATACGTTCCCATTCCTCGCGCCGCCGCAACAACCGCGCGCCAGCGGAACCACAGACGACAACACCCGCAATTGA
- a CDS encoding sulfite exporter TauE/SafE family protein has protein sequence MMKKKLFTSIQPFYFTGILLILVFSVFNQSLSAHPLGNFTVNHYSRIQIHRDRINIRYVVDMAEIPAFQTLATLDTDNNGKPSQAALTAYGEQTAKLYAKGLSLLLDGEPLELKTLSQTVSTPDGNGGLPTLRIECEFSSNIKTTNDTQRLVYRDSNHTERSGWHEIVIAPDAGLAVFDSTAFANGITDELRAYPEDRLAAPLDERSAELAFTTTAVPANAQILMTREGRAIKPNRDHLVELITVKELTLPVALFGLLIATGLGAIHALSPGHGKTVVGAYLVGSRGTARHAMFLGMTVTITHTLGVFALGLVTLFASKYILPEKLFPIISLISGVMVLFLGLNLFFKRLAVALGYKSDSHHHSHDEQHTHSHDGHHHHSHSIDGRHHDHHHSHHQHSHNEHHHEPALAHAHSHHSHEPHTHSHTREQQPHHHEHLAHGLRTPDSRLQTFTHTHDGHTHTHLPPGTDGSPITWRSLLALGISGGLLPCPSALVVLLTAISLGRVGYGLFLVMAFSAGLAATLTAVGLIFLYAGRLLKRPVQQSKLVYVLPVISSLVIATLGAVICYQALASNGFTL, from the coding sequence ATGATGAAAAAAAAATTATTCACCAGCATTCAACCATTTTATTTCACAGGGATTTTATTGATTCTGGTTTTCTCGGTGTTCAATCAAAGCTTATCAGCCCACCCGCTCGGCAATTTCACGGTCAATCACTATTCGCGCATTCAGATACATCGCGACCGCATCAATATTCGTTACGTTGTCGATATGGCGGAAATCCCGGCATTTCAAACGCTCGCAACCCTCGACACGGATAATAACGGCAAGCCTTCGCAAGCGGCATTGACGGCTTACGGCGAGCAAACCGCAAAGCTTTATGCCAAGGGGCTGAGTCTCTTGCTTGATGGTGAACCGCTTGAACTCAAAACGCTTTCGCAAACGGTTTCAACGCCCGACGGTAATGGTGGACTACCGACGTTAAGGATTGAATGCGAGTTTTCATCAAACATTAAAACCACCAATGACACACAACGATTAGTTTATCGAGATAGCAACCACACCGAACGCTCAGGGTGGCATGAAATCGTCATCGCGCCTGACGCGGGGCTGGCAGTTTTCGATAGCACGGCATTTGCCAATGGCATTACCGATGAACTCAGAGCCTATCCCGAAGACCGGCTTGCAGCGCCGCTCGATGAACGCAGCGCCGAACTCGCTTTCACGACAACCGCCGTGCCTGCAAACGCGCAAATCTTGATGACCCGCGAAGGTCGCGCCATCAAACCGAATCGCGACCACCTGGTTGAATTGATTACCGTGAAGGAATTGACGCTGCCGGTTGCGCTATTTGGCTTACTCATTGCCACAGGACTCGGAGCCATTCACGCCTTGTCGCCGGGTCATGGCAAGACCGTGGTTGGGGCTTATCTGGTTGGCTCACGCGGCACCGCGCGCCACGCCATGTTTTTGGGAATGACGGTTACCATCACCCATACCTTAGGCGTATTCGCTCTGGGGCTTGTCACCCTGTTTGCCTCAAAATACATTCTGCCGGAAAAATTATTTCCGATTATCAGTTTAATTTCCGGGGTGATGGTGCTGTTTTTAGGCTTGAATCTTTTTTTCAAACGTCTGGCGGTCGCGCTCGGCTACAAATCCGACTCGCACCATCACTCACACGATGAGCAACACACGCATTCGCATGATGGACATCATCACCATTCGCATTCAATCGACGGACGGCATCACGACCATCATCATTCACATCACCAGCATTCGCATAATGAGCATCATCACGAACCGGCGCTCGCACACGCGCATTCACATCATTCTCATGAACCACACACCCATTCACATACCCGCGAACAACAACCACACCATCACGAACACTTGGCGCACGGACTCCGGACTCCAGACTCCAGACTCCAGACTTTTACCCACACGCACGACGGGCACACCCATACGCATCTGCCGCCGGGAACCGATGGGTCGCCCATCACCTGGCGGAGTCTCCTGGCGCTTGGCATTTCGGGCGGTTTGCTTCCCTGCCCTTCGGCGCTGGTCGTCTTGCTCACCGCGATTTCACTTGGTCGCGTCGGATATGGGTTGTTTTTAGTGATGGCGTTCAGCGCGGGACTGGCGGCAACCTTGACCGCGGTCGGTTTGATTTTCCTTTACGCCGGACGTTTATTAAAACGCCCCGTACAACAAAGCAAACTGGTTTATGTGTTGCCGGTCATCAGTTCTTTAGTTATCGCCACACTTGGCGCAGTGATTTGTTACCAAGCCCTCGCAAGCAACGGATTCACTTTATAA
- a CDS encoding ester cyclase, translated as MKKNIEVLHRALEQFNNPATRESYFALYDDNAVLQSYAEVEPGLASIKQFYQQLWLAFPDARVEVEEVFASGDKVACRFVMYATHQGDFNGLAATDKAIALPGITILRFANGKCVERWSQSDFLGLMQQLGAISAPDTHFAKL; from the coding sequence TTGAAAAAAAATATTGAAGTTCTTCATCGCGCACTGGAACAATTCAACAATCCGGCAACCCGCGAAAGCTATTTTGCGCTTTACGACGACAACGCCGTGTTGCAAAGCTATGCGGAAGTCGAACCGGGACTTGCAAGTATCAAACAGTTCTATCAACAGTTGTGGTTGGCTTTCCCGGATGCGCGTGTCGAAGTCGAAGAGGTGTTTGCAAGCGGCGACAAAGTAGCCTGCCGGTTCGTGATGTACGCGACGCATCAAGGCGATTTCAACGGCTTGGCGGCAACCGACAAAGCCATTGCGCTTCCGGGCATTACCATTTTGCGTTTTGCCAACGGCAAATGCGTCGAGCGTTGGAGCCAGTCCGATTTCTTAGGTTTAATGCAACAACTCGGTGCCATCTCCGCCCCTGATACGCATTTCGCAAAATTATAG
- the secE gene encoding preprotein translocase subunit SecE: MSITTEYTEDEKPLREDSSQGEEKKGVVKTPSFIGRLGEFYHNVKLEMRKTSWPTRSEVWNTTIVVLIAVVFFGFYLWGIDLLITLGFEGLEKTIK, encoded by the coding sequence ATGAGTATTACGACAGAATACACCGAAGACGAAAAACCTTTGCGGGAAGACAGTTCGCAAGGCGAAGAAAAGAAGGGCGTGGTAAAAACGCCTTCATTTATTGGCAGACTCGGCGAGTTTTATCACAACGTCAAGCTTGAAATGCGCAAAACTTCCTGGCCGACGCGCAGTGAAGTTTGGAATACCACCATCGTTGTTCTCATTGCAGTCGTATTTTTCGGATTTTACCTCTGGGGAATTGATTTACTCATCACCCTTGGATTTGAAGGTTTAGAGAAAACAATTAAGTAG